The following are encoded together in the Deinococcus soli (ex Cha et al. 2016) genome:
- a CDS encoding aspartate aminotransferase family protein — MSNVFYRSSKSYPVAVRAGGVFIETQDGRSLLDGSSGALVANIGHGRAAVAQAMAAQASRLAFVHGSQFTSDVLEEYASRLAAFLNLPAFRFWAVSGGSEANESAIKLARQYHVERGEPGRFKVITRVPSYHGASLGALAASGMGARREVYAPLIREDAWPKMPKPDPTLSGEEDAERLRAVLEAAGPESVAAFICEPVVGASDAALAPNAGYHARIAAICREYGVLFVADEVMSGMGRCGAPLAVRLGGDVTPDIVVLGKGLAAGYAPLAGLMASPEVYGTVMGGSGAFKHGFTYAGHPVSVAAGLSVLDIVEHEELVHAAREHGAQLLAGLKILKDRHPQVLAVRGQGLLLGVVLGDPATGQALARPGLADRVAAAAREEGLLTYPGSGAVDGVLGDHLLLGPPLSITPAEVDLLLERLDRALACTSTAVPG; from the coding sequence ATGTCGAACGTGTTCTACCGCAGCAGCAAGTCGTATCCGGTCGCCGTGCGCGCCGGGGGCGTGTTCATCGAGACGCAGGATGGCCGGTCGTTGCTGGACGGGTCGTCCGGGGCGCTCGTGGCGAACATCGGGCATGGGCGCGCGGCCGTGGCGCAGGCGATGGCCGCTCAGGCGTCGCGGCTGGCGTTCGTGCACGGCTCGCAGTTCACGAGTGACGTGCTGGAGGAGTACGCGTCGCGTCTCGCGGCGTTCCTGAACCTGCCCGCATTCCGCTTCTGGGCGGTGTCGGGCGGCTCCGAGGCGAACGAGAGTGCCATCAAACTCGCCCGGCAGTACCACGTGGAGCGGGGCGAGCCGGGGCGCTTCAAGGTGATCACGCGGGTGCCCAGTTACCACGGGGCGTCGCTGGGCGCGCTGGCGGCGTCGGGGATGGGTGCGCGGCGCGAGGTGTACGCGCCCCTGATCCGCGAGGACGCCTGGCCGAAGATGCCGAAACCCGACCCGACCCTGAGTGGCGAGGAGGACGCCGAGCGGCTGCGCGCGGTGCTGGAGGCGGCCGGGCCGGAGTCCGTCGCGGCGTTCATCTGCGAGCCGGTGGTGGGTGCGTCGGACGCGGCGCTCGCCCCGAACGCCGGGTATCACGCGCGGATCGCGGCGATCTGCCGGGAGTACGGCGTGCTGTTCGTCGCGGACGAGGTCATGAGCGGCATGGGCCGCTGCGGCGCGCCGCTGGCCGTGCGGCTGGGCGGGGACGTCACGCCGGACATCGTGGTGCTGGGCAAGGGCCTCGCGGCGGGCTACGCGCCCCTGGCAGGCCTGATGGCCAGCCCCGAGGTGTACGGCACGGTCATGGGTGGCAGCGGGGCATTCAAGCACGGCTTCACGTACGCCGGGCATCCGGTCAGCGTGGCAGCGGGCCTGAGCGTGCTGGACATCGTCGAGCATGAGGAGCTGGTGCACGCGGCCCGCGAGCACGGCGCGCAGCTCCTGGCGGGTCTGAAAATCCTCAAGGACCGGCACCCGCAGGTCCTGGCGGTGCGCGGTCAGGGACTGCTGCTGGGCGTCGTGCTGGGCGACCCGGCCACCGGGCAGGCCCTCGCGCGGCCCGGACTGGCTGACCGGGTGGCCGCCGCCGCCCGCGAGGAGGGCCTGCTGACCTACCCCGGCTCCGGTGCGGTGGACGGCGTGCTGGGCGATCACCTGCTGCTGGGGCCGCCCCTGAGCATCACGCCTGCCGAGGTGGACCTGCTGCTCGAACGACTGGACCGGGCACTGGCCTGCACGAGCACCGCCGTTCCAGGCTGA
- the ilvC gene encoding ketol-acid reductoisomerase: MAAKMYYDRDVSTAPIENKLIAIIGYGSQAHAHAQNLRDSGFNVVVGLRDGSASRAKAEQAGLRVASIEDATKEADVIMLLIPDEQQPKVYEQSIAPHLSAGKALAFGHGFNVHFGRITPPADVDVFLVAPKGPGHMLRRVYADGAGMPGIFAVQQDATGHARDIALAYANGIGCTRAGVLETTFKEETETDLFGEQSVLCGGVTHLIQAGFETLVEAGYQPEIAYFETLHEVKLIVDLIYEKGFEGMRHSISNTAEFGDYVTGPRVVTAETKAEMGRVLQDIQTGKFAERFIADAEAGFPFMEEQRGKMRDHTLEVVGKELRDKMPFINKKALEV, from the coding sequence ATGGCTGCAAAAATGTACTACGACCGAGACGTCAGCACCGCCCCCATCGAGAACAAGCTGATCGCCATCATCGGCTACGGCAGCCAGGCGCACGCCCACGCCCAGAACCTGCGCGACAGCGGCTTCAACGTCGTCGTCGGCCTGCGCGACGGCAGCGCCAGCCGCGCCAAGGCCGAACAGGCCGGACTGCGCGTCGCCAGCATCGAGGACGCCACCAAGGAAGCCGACGTGATCATGCTCCTGATCCCCGACGAGCAGCAGCCCAAGGTGTACGAGCAGAGCATCGCCCCGCACCTCAGCGCCGGGAAGGCCCTGGCGTTCGGGCACGGCTTCAACGTGCACTTCGGCCGCATCACGCCCCCCGCCGACGTGGACGTGTTCCTCGTGGCCCCCAAAGGCCCCGGCCACATGCTCCGCCGCGTCTACGCCGACGGTGCGGGCATGCCCGGCATCTTCGCCGTGCAGCAGGACGCCACCGGCCACGCCCGTGACATCGCCCTGGCGTACGCGAACGGCATCGGCTGCACCCGCGCCGGGGTGCTGGAAACCACCTTCAAGGAAGAGACCGAGACCGACCTGTTCGGCGAGCAGAGCGTCCTGTGCGGCGGCGTCACCCACCTGATCCAGGCGGGCTTCGAGACCCTGGTGGAAGCCGGGTACCAGCCCGAAATCGCGTACTTCGAGACCCTGCACGAAGTCAAGCTGATCGTCGACCTGATCTACGAGAAGGGCTTCGAAGGCATGCGACACAGCATCAGCAACACCGCCGAGTTCGGCGACTACGTCACCGGCCCCCGCGTCGTGACCGCCGAGACGAAAGCCGAGATGGGCCGTGTCCTCCAGGATATCCAGACCGGCAAGTTCGCCGAGCGCTTTATCGCCGACGCCGAGGCCGGCTTCCCCTTCATGGAGGAGCAGCGCGGCAAGATGCGCGACCACACCCTGGAAGTCGTTGGGAAGGAACTGCGCGACAAGATGCCCTTCATCAACAAGAAGGCGCTGGAAGTCTAA
- the ilvN gene encoding acetolactate synthase small subunit, producing MTDVQDHLLSILVRDEPRVLTRITALFGRRGYNIRSLSVGSTEHPGVSRMTIVVSGDRGVVEQAIRQLEKLHDVVRIIDHSLEKYVDRELVLVKVAITPESRVEVRQIAEDFRSRIVDVGRHALTFEVTGDEGKITAFIEQMRPFGILETMRTGRIALTRGSNADIPAHVYHEGETQALQPTLEVQPREERARHVPNLF from the coding sequence ATGACCGACGTTCAAGACCACCTGCTGTCCATCCTGGTGCGCGACGAACCCCGCGTTCTGACCCGCATCACCGCCCTGTTCGGCCGCCGCGGCTACAACATCCGCAGCCTCTCGGTCGGCAGCACCGAACACCCCGGCGTGTCCCGCATGACCATCGTCGTCAGCGGCGACCGTGGCGTGGTCGAACAGGCCATCCGTCAGCTGGAGAAACTGCACGACGTGGTGCGCATCATCGACCACAGCCTCGAGAAGTACGTGGACCGCGAACTGGTCCTCGTGAAGGTCGCCATCACCCCCGAGAGCCGCGTGGAGGTCCGCCAGATCGCCGAGGACTTCCGCAGCCGCATCGTGGACGTCGGCCGCCACGCCCTCACCTTCGAGGTCACCGGCGACGAGGGCAAGATCACCGCGTTCATCGAGCAGATGCGCCCCTTCGGCATCCTGGAAACCATGCGCACCGGCCGCATCGCCCTGACCCGAGGCAGCAACGCCGACATCCCCGCCCACGTCTACCACGAGGGCGAAACGCAGGCCCTGCAACCTACCCTGGAAGTCCAGCCGCGCGAGGAACGCGCCCGCCACGTCCCCAATCTGTTCTAG
- the ilvB gene encoding biosynthetic-type acetolactate synthase large subunit, with protein MADNGKQHAPHRGDMTGAKALWATLANHGISTVFGYPGGAIMPVYDALTFYPEVRHVLTRHEQGAAHAAEGWAKATGEIGVCMATSGPGATNLVTGLADAMLDSVPLLAITGNVASHLMGTDAFQEADITGITLPITKHNYVVRDVEELPRIVAEAIRIARSGRPGPVLVDIPKDIQLAAFHGEIPSPHARPEAPAPSAESIERALDLLRAARKPVIMAGGGSLDASAEITALARAWDIPVITTLMGLGAFPSSDPLWLGMPGMHGSVAANRAISEADVLLGIGLRFDDRVTGRVNGFAPNAAIIHVELDAAEIGKIIRTHVPVRGDARQAALLLAEGAQPTPRPEWTAQIQEWKGRTVPPETYGAGYAVKAVVDRLRPDDILSSDVGQHQMLAAQLARFEKPRRWINSGGLGTMGFGLPAAIGAGMAEPGVRSVVIAGDGGFQMTAQELATLKMYDVRNVKICIINNSFLGMVRQWQELFHEKRYSEVWLGDSNPDFIKLADAYDVPGYRATTAEELPAAIDAWLSDPRSALLEVVVPHEHGVFPMVPAGAALYEMIETEPVKSPDLSAQMQGAAEEASEA; from the coding sequence ATGGCAGACAACGGCAAGCAGCACGCCCCGCACCGGGGCGACATGACCGGCGCGAAGGCCCTGTGGGCGACCCTCGCGAACCACGGCATCAGCACCGTGTTCGGGTACCCCGGCGGGGCGATCATGCCCGTGTACGACGCCCTGACCTTCTACCCCGAGGTCCGTCACGTCCTGACCCGTCACGAGCAGGGTGCCGCCCACGCCGCCGAAGGCTGGGCCAAGGCGACCGGCGAGATCGGCGTGTGCATGGCCACCAGTGGCCCCGGCGCCACGAACCTCGTGACCGGACTGGCCGACGCGATGCTGGACAGCGTGCCGCTGCTGGCGATCACCGGGAACGTCGCGTCGCACCTGATGGGCACCGACGCCTTCCAGGAGGCTGACATCACCGGCATCACCCTGCCCATCACGAAACACAACTACGTGGTGCGTGACGTCGAGGAACTGCCCCGCATCGTTGCCGAGGCCATCCGCATTGCCCGCTCCGGCCGCCCCGGGCCGGTGCTGGTGGACATTCCCAAGGACATCCAGCTGGCCGCCTTCCACGGTGAGATTCCGTCCCCGCACGCCCGCCCCGAGGCGCCCGCGCCCAGCGCCGAGAGCATCGAGCGTGCCCTGGACCTTCTCCGGGCCGCGAGGAAGCCCGTGATCATGGCCGGCGGCGGCAGCCTGGACGCCAGCGCCGAGATCACCGCCCTGGCCCGCGCCTGGGACATCCCGGTCATCACGACCCTGATGGGCCTGGGGGCGTTCCCCAGCAGTGATCCGCTGTGGCTGGGCATGCCCGGCATGCACGGCAGCGTCGCCGCGAACCGCGCGATCAGCGAGGCGGACGTGCTGCTCGGCATCGGCCTGCGCTTCGACGACCGCGTGACCGGCCGCGTGAACGGCTTCGCGCCGAACGCCGCGATCATTCACGTGGAACTCGACGCCGCCGAGATCGGCAAGATCATCCGCACGCACGTGCCCGTGCGGGGCGACGCCCGGCAGGCCGCGCTGCTGCTCGCCGAGGGCGCCCAGCCCACCCCCCGCCCCGAATGGACCGCGCAGATTCAGGAGTGGAAGGGCCGCACCGTCCCCCCCGAAACCTACGGCGCCGGGTACGCCGTGAAGGCCGTCGTGGACCGCCTGCGCCCCGACGACATCCTGAGTTCCGACGTGGGACAGCACCAGATGCTCGCCGCGCAGCTCGCCCGCTTCGAGAAGCCCCGCCGCTGGATCAACTCCGGCGGGCTGGGCACCATGGGCTTCGGCCTGCCCGCCGCGATTGGCGCCGGCATGGCCGAGCCCGGCGTGCGCTCGGTGGTCATCGCCGGGGACGGCGGCTTCCAGATGACCGCGCAGGAACTCGCGACGCTGAAGATGTACGACGTCCGCAACGTCAAGATCTGCATCATCAACAACTCGTTCCTGGGCATGGTCCGCCAGTGGCAGGAACTGTTCCACGAGAAGCGCTACAGCGAGGTCTGGCTGGGTGACAGCAACCCCGACTTCATCAAACTCGCCGACGCCTACGACGTGCCCGGCTACCGCGCCACCACCGCCGAGGAACTTCCCGCCGCCATCGACGCGTGGCTCAGCGACCCCAGGAGCGCCCTGCTGGAAGTCGTCGTGCCGCACGAGCACGGCGTGTTCCCCATGGTGCCCGCCGGGGCCGCGCTGTACGAGATGATCGAGACCGAACCCGTCAAGAGCCCCGACCTGTCCGCGCAGATGCAAGGCGCCGCCGAGGAGGCCAGCGAAGCATGA
- a CDS encoding VanW family protein yields MKVWAAGITAGTVALLVGGALAVAATQNTTTLAPGLRIAGTDVSGMTREQALAAVGSRAATPPQVTVTAGKNTWTLGAEKLGWHADAQTSVDAALKITQERGVLEKLQGMIGQAPTQDIPLTAAVDPAKARATLTTLTAGLNTAPRNASVYFDKVSKRYAVKADAPGLSADVTGAVNTYVATPSLTSLKVALKATPAKLTAATLKTYVDQGNAIARPFTVTLSGTARKGGLTALQVADLYWVRDSGIEPDEKTLKAAFGRLTDAIDQPALNARYVLQGGKLVKAKEKAGLVTDRAAAYALFRKAVLDPAVKTVVFPSKADQPTLTIDRLPAADKLQLIAVGKSTYYGSSAARRTNVANAAAKINGAVVPSGEVFSFLNSLGGIDASNGFVGGLIISGGRTVDGLGGGVCQVSTTVFRALYQAGLPVIERNQHSYRVGYYEPQVGFEAAVYDPGLDLRLKNDTTAPILIKANNDNARSTLTVEVWGVKPQRTVTVSPAVITSRVPHPAPKYVVNTALRPGVVRQVDWASDGYSLYITRTIKDASGVRTDKVSTVYKAWQAVYETGPRS; encoded by the coding sequence ATGAAGGTCTGGGCCGCAGGAATCACCGCTGGAACCGTCGCGCTCCTCGTGGGGGGAGCGCTCGCGGTTGCCGCCACGCAGAACACCACCACCCTCGCCCCCGGCCTGCGCATCGCCGGGACGGACGTGAGCGGCATGACCCGTGAGCAGGCCCTGGCCGCTGTGGGCAGCCGCGCCGCGACCCCACCGCAGGTGACCGTCACCGCCGGAAAGAACACCTGGACACTCGGCGCCGAGAAACTCGGCTGGCACGCCGACGCGCAGACCAGCGTGGACGCTGCCCTGAAGATCACCCAGGAACGCGGCGTGCTGGAAAAACTTCAGGGCATGATCGGTCAGGCGCCCACCCAGGACATCCCCCTGACGGCCGCCGTGGACCCCGCGAAGGCCCGGGCCACCCTCACCACCCTGACCGCCGGGCTGAACACGGCCCCGAGGAACGCCAGCGTGTACTTCGACAAGGTCAGCAAACGCTACGCCGTGAAGGCCGACGCGCCCGGCCTGAGCGCCGACGTGACCGGCGCCGTGAACACCTACGTCGCCACGCCCAGCCTGACCAGCCTGAAGGTCGCGCTGAAGGCCACCCCCGCGAAACTCACGGCCGCGACCCTTAAGACCTACGTGGACCAGGGCAACGCCATCGCCCGGCCCTTCACCGTGACCCTCAGCGGCACGGCCCGCAAGGGCGGCCTGACCGCGTTGCAGGTCGCGGACCTGTACTGGGTGCGCGACAGCGGCATCGAACCCGACGAGAAGACCCTCAAAGCCGCGTTCGGCCGCCTGACCGACGCCATCGACCAGCCCGCCCTGAATGCCCGTTACGTCCTGCAGGGCGGCAAGCTGGTCAAGGCGAAGGAGAAGGCCGGACTGGTCACGGACCGCGCCGCCGCGTACGCCCTGTTCCGCAAGGCGGTGCTGGACCCCGCGGTGAAGACCGTGGTGTTCCCCAGCAAGGCCGATCAGCCCACCCTGACCATCGACAGACTGCCCGCCGCGGACAAGCTTCAGCTGATCGCCGTTGGGAAGAGCACGTACTACGGCAGCAGCGCCGCGCGCCGCACGAACGTCGCCAACGCCGCCGCCAAGATCAACGGCGCCGTCGTGCCGTCCGGGGAGGTCTTCAGCTTCCTGAACTCCCTGGGTGGCATCGACGCCTCGAACGGCTTCGTGGGCGGCCTGATCATCAGTGGGGGCCGCACCGTGGACGGCCTGGGCGGCGGCGTGTGCCAGGTCAGCACCACCGTGTTCCGCGCGCTGTACCAGGCGGGCCTGCCGGTCATCGAACGCAACCAGCACTCCTACCGCGTCGGGTACTACGAGCCGCAGGTGGGCTTCGAGGCCGCCGTGTACGACCCGGGCCTGGACCTGCGCCTGAAGAACGACACGACCGCCCCGATCCTGATCAAGGCGAACAATGACAACGCCAGGAGCACCCTGACCGTCGAGGTCTGGGGCGTCAAGCCGCAGCGGACCGTGACCGTCAGCCCCGCCGTGATCACCTCGCGCGTGCCGCACCCCGCCCCCAAGTACGTGGTGAACACCGCCCTGCGCCCCGGCGTGGTCCGGCAGGTCGACTGGGCCTCCGACGGGTACAGCCTCTACATCACCCGCACCATCAAGGACGCCAGTGGCGTGCGCACCGACAAGGTCAGCACCGTGTACAAGGCCTGGCAGGCGGTGTACGAAACCGGACCCAGGAGTTGA
- a CDS encoding acetylornithine/succinylornithine family transaminase: protein MTSTQSKWLEAELKFDSRVVGKHEVVMTRGQGSVVWDESGRSYIDCVAGYGVANIGHCHPDVVKAIRDQAERLLVMPQSLPNDKRAEFLTELVGVTPAGLDRVFLCNSGTEAMEAAKKFAITATGRKRFVSMKRGFSGRSLGALAFTWEPKYREPFGEAVDNRNVDFVTYGNIEELRAAITDETAAVILEPVQGEGGVRPASPEFIQEARRLTQEKGALLILDEIQTGFCRTGKMFAAEHYGVVPDGMTLAKAMAGGVPIGAFVMTADVADRMPAGGHGGTFGGNPLAMAAGVAAIRAMKREGMAEQAREKGAYFMEKLRGIQSPKIREVRGLGLMIGVELKEKSAPYIHALEHEEGVLTLQATPLVVRFLPPVTISREQIDTVVAAFERVLNSVNPRAERQAELAAAQKEQTQTE, encoded by the coding sequence ATGACCTCAACCCAGAGCAAGTGGCTCGAAGCCGAACTGAAGTTTGATAGCCGCGTGGTCGGCAAGCACGAGGTCGTCATGACCCGCGGGCAGGGCAGCGTCGTCTGGGACGAGTCGGGCCGCTCGTACATCGACTGCGTCGCCGGGTATGGCGTGGCGAACATCGGTCACTGCCACCCGGACGTCGTGAAGGCCATCAGGGATCAGGCCGAGCGCCTGCTCGTGATGCCCCAGAGCCTTCCCAACGACAAACGCGCCGAGTTCCTGACCGAACTGGTCGGCGTGACCCCCGCCGGGCTCGACCGGGTGTTCCTGTGCAACAGCGGCACCGAGGCCATGGAGGCCGCGAAGAAATTTGCCATCACCGCCACGGGCCGCAAGCGGTTCGTGAGCATGAAGCGCGGCTTCTCGGGCCGCAGCCTGGGTGCGCTGGCGTTCACCTGGGAACCCAAGTACCGCGAGCCCTTCGGTGAAGCCGTGGACAACCGCAACGTGGACTTCGTGACGTACGGCAACATCGAGGAACTGCGCGCCGCGATCACCGATGAAACGGCCGCCGTGATCCTCGAACCCGTGCAGGGCGAGGGTGGCGTGCGCCCTGCCAGCCCCGAATTCATCCAGGAGGCCCGCCGCCTGACGCAGGAGAAGGGCGCGCTGCTGATCCTCGACGAGATCCAGACCGGCTTCTGCCGCACCGGGAAGATGTTCGCTGCCGAGCACTACGGCGTGGTCCCCGACGGCATGACCCTGGCGAAGGCCATGGCGGGCGGCGTGCCCATCGGTGCGTTCGTGATGACCGCCGACGTCGCCGACCGCATGCCCGCCGGGGGGCACGGCGGCACGTTCGGTGGGAACCCCCTGGCGATGGCCGCCGGGGTCGCCGCGATCCGCGCCATGAAACGCGAGGGCATGGCCGAGCAGGCCCGCGAGAAGGGCGCGTACTTCATGGAAAAACTCCGCGGGATCCAGAGCCCCAAGATCCGCGAGGTGCGCGGCCTGGGCCTGATGATCGGTGTGGAACTGAAAGAAAAGAGCGCCCCCTACATCCACGCGCTGGAACATGAGGAAGGGGTGCTGACCCTCCAGGCGACACCACTGGTCGTGCGGTTCCTGCCGCCGGTCACGATCAGCCGCGAGCAGATCGACACGGTGGTGGCCGCGTTCGAACGGGTTCTGAACAGCGTAAATCCCCGCGCCGAGCGTCAGGCGGAGCTGGCCGCCGCGCAGAAGGAGCAGACCCAGACCGAGTAA
- a CDS encoding DMT family transporter, with protein sequence MTRRDALDMFLLSAFWGVSFLLIRLSGEVFPPVWVALLRSVFGAAVLLLALRLGRHTLPPARLWKPLLLVALFNNVIPWSFFAWGEQTVSSNIAAIINATTPLFALLIGLTLRDTRLSGLTLGGVLLGLGGVALTVSGGLGGGHATLHGVIILLLASLGYAIATTIAKRTLGGLNPVGLATTQLGLSSVMLFPVALIGPAPAPLTLTAVGAALFLGVVGSGLAYLLYYGLLARVSPTQVTAVTYALPVWGLGWAALAGEPVGPMSVLGVLVVLAGLGLINLPPRAKRVPGAVSSEL encoded by the coding sequence GTGACTCGCCGCGACGCACTAGACATGTTCCTGCTCTCGGCGTTCTGGGGCGTGTCGTTCCTGCTCATCCGCCTGAGCGGCGAGGTGTTCCCGCCCGTGTGGGTGGCGCTGCTACGCTCCGTGTTCGGCGCGGCGGTGCTGCTGCTCGCGCTGCGGCTGGGCCGCCACACCCTGCCGCCCGCCCGGCTGTGGAAACCGCTGCTGCTGGTCGCGCTGTTCAACAACGTGATTCCCTGGTCGTTCTTCGCGTGGGGCGAGCAGACTGTGAGCAGCAACATCGCGGCGATCATCAACGCCACCACGCCCCTGTTCGCGCTGCTGATCGGCCTGACCCTGCGCGACACCCGCCTGAGTGGCCTGACGCTGGGCGGCGTGCTGCTGGGCCTCGGCGGCGTGGCCCTCACGGTGTCGGGCGGGCTGGGCGGCGGGCACGCCACGCTGCACGGCGTGATCATCCTGCTGCTCGCCAGCCTGGGGTACGCCATCGCCACCACCATCGCCAAACGCACCCTGGGCGGCCTGAACCCGGTAGGGCTGGCCACCACGCAGCTGGGTCTCAGCAGCGTCATGCTGTTCCCGGTCGCGTTGATCGGCCCTGCCCCTGCCCCCCTGACCCTGACCGCCGTGGGTGCCGCCCTCTTCCTGGGCGTGGTCGGCAGCGGACTGGCGTACCTGCTGTACTACGGCCTGCTGGCCCGCGTCAGCCCCACCCAGGTCACCGCCGTCACGTACGCCCTGCCCGTCTGGGGGTTGGGCTGGGCCGCGCTGGCCGGGGAGCCCGTCGGGCCGATGTCCGTGCTGGGGGTGCTCGTGGTGCTCGCGGGGCTGGGCCTGATCAACCTGCCACCCCGCGCGAAACGCGTTCCGGGGGCTGTGAGCTCTGAACTGTGA
- a CDS encoding pyridoxamine 5'-phosphate oxidase family protein, with amino-acid sequence MSGFYDPAQRDPSVSRRPQNRRDDAWIEDLLLRVPLGRVATVYRGEDGRVWPFVTPLAFAYRPGSRDLVYHTNVVGRLRANTEQAEAEGHPATFEVTETGALLPSNSPLELSVQYRSAMVFGTARLLHGEDARAALTTLSERVFPGLRVGTHTRPITDADLARTAVYALSIERWSGKENWADGAAQEAGWPALPPHLAAPFLPGSRA; translated from the coding sequence GTGAGCGGCTTCTACGACCCCGCGCAGCGCGACCCCAGTGTCAGCCGCCGCCCGCAGAACCGCCGGGACGACGCCTGGATCGAGGATCTGTTGCTGCGGGTGCCGCTGGGCCGCGTGGCGACCGTGTACCGGGGTGAAGACGGCCGGGTGTGGCCCTTCGTGACCCCGCTGGCCTTCGCGTACCGGCCCGGGTCGCGTGACCTCGTGTACCACACGAATGTCGTGGGCCGCCTGCGCGCGAACACCGAGCAGGCAGAGGCAGAGGGCCACCCCGCGACCTTCGAGGTCACCGAGACCGGCGCGCTGCTGCCCAGCAATTCCCCGCTGGAACTCAGCGTGCAGTACCGCAGCGCCATGGTGTTCGGCACGGCCCGCCTCCTGCACGGCGAGGATGCCCGCGCGGCCCTGACGACCCTCAGCGAGCGGGTGTTTCCTGGCCTGCGCGTCGGCACGCACACCCGGCCCATCACGGACGCCGATCTGGCCCGCACCGCCGTCTACGCCCTGAGTATCGAGCGCTGGAGCGGCAAGGAGAACTGGGCGGACGGCGCCGCGCAGGAGGCGGGCTGGCCCGCCCTGCCCCCTCACCTCGCCGCGCCCTTCCTGCCGGGGAGCCGCGCGTGA
- a CDS encoding DJ-1/PfpI family protein, protein MTRTVGILIFDGIEVLDLGGPFEVLSVATRLAGRDGEAAPFQPVLIGATDAPAIGRGGFRVLPHATLADHPPLDVLIVPGGVMDAPLADPRVRAWVRAQSARVEVLASICTGAFLLASEGLLDGRRVTTHWEDQADLQVRFPALTVVPDVAWVDTGAVVTSGGISAGIDMTLHLVGRLHSRALADRAARQMEFRPTGQGLLDGVTA, encoded by the coding sequence ATGACCCGCACCGTCGGCATCCTGATCTTCGACGGCATCGAGGTCCTTGACCTCGGCGGTCCCTTCGAGGTCCTGAGTGTCGCCACGCGACTGGCCGGACGCGACGGCGAGGCGGCGCCCTTCCAGCCGGTCCTGATCGGCGCGACCGATGCCCCGGCGATCGGGCGCGGGGGGTTCCGGGTGCTCCCGCACGCCACCCTCGCCGATCACCCGCCGCTGGACGTGCTGATCGTGCCCGGCGGCGTGATGGACGCCCCCCTGGCCGACCCGCGCGTGCGTGCGTGGGTGCGTGCGCAATCGGCGCGGGTGGAGGTGCTCGCCTCGATCTGCACCGGTGCGTTCCTGCTGGCCTCTGAGGGCCTGCTGGACGGCCGGCGCGTCACCACCCACTGGGAGGATCAGGCGGACCTTCAGGTGCGGTTCCCGGCGCTGACGGTCGTGCCGGACGTCGCCTGGGTGGACACGGGCGCGGTGGTCACGTCGGGTGGGATCAGTGCGGGCATCGACATGACCCTGCACCTCGTCGGGCGGCTGCACTCGCGTGCGCTGGCGGACCGCGCCGCCCGCCAGATGGAATTCCGCCCGACAGGCCAGGGACTGCTGGATGGGGTGACGGCGTGA
- a CDS encoding GNAT family N-acetyltransferase, protein MTDARDLRPIPPAQAQTALPALRTLRPDSPHTATPDTLRAFLSATGPEGYALVGAFEPGREEAAAVAGYRVMHLLYAGRTLYVDDLSTLPEFRGRGHARALLHWLDARARDLDCAELHLDAGVGETRHAAHRLYHRAGMNITAYHFSLPLGRGTA, encoded by the coding sequence ATGACTGACGCCCGTGACCTCCGACCCATCCCGCCCGCGCAGGCGCAGACGGCCCTTCCGGCCCTGCGCACGCTGCGGCCCGACTCGCCCCACACCGCCACGCCGGACACCCTGCGCGCCTTCCTGAGTGCCACCGGGCCCGAGGGCTACGCGCTGGTCGGCGCGTTCGAACCGGGCCGCGAGGAGGCCGCCGCCGTCGCCGGATACCGCGTCATGCACCTGCTGTACGCCGGACGCACGCTGTACGTGGACGACCTGAGCACCCTCCCCGAATTCCGTGGGCGCGGCCACGCCCGCGCGCTCCTGCACTGGCTGGACGCCCGTGCCCGCGACCTGGACTGCGCGGAACTCCACCTCGACGCCGGGGTGGGGGAGACCCGCCACGCCGCCCACCGCCTGTACCACCGCGCCGGAATGAACATCACCGCGTACCACTTCAGCCTCCCGCTGGGTCGGGGGACGGCGTGA